From a region of the Drosophila virilis strain 15010-1051.87 chromosome 3, Dvir_AGI_RSII-ME, whole genome shotgun sequence genome:
- the Gr63a gene encoding gustatory and odorant receptor 63a codes for MASYYRRKKADTVFLNAKPINSGNAQAYLQGVRKYSIGLAERLDNDYIPPANDKKRGSISTVGSNNPDFTPSVFYRSIAPVNWFLRIIGVLPIVRRGPSRAKFALNSAPFVYSVVFFVFLACYVGYVANNRIHIVRSLSGPFEEAVIAYLFLVNILPIIIIPILWLEAKKIALLFNDWDDFEVLYYQISGHSLPLNLRQKAIYIAILLPILSVLSVVIIHITMSDFNLNQVVPYCILDNLTAMLGGWWFLICEAISTTAYLLAERFQKALKHIGPAAMVADYRVLWLRLSKLTRDMGNALCYTFVFMSLYLFFIITLSIYGLMSQLSEGFGIKDIGLTITALWNIGLLFYICDEAHYASVNVRTNFQKKLLMVELNWMNSDAQTEINMFLRATEMNPSNINCGGFFDVNRTLFKGLITTMVTYLVVLLQFQISIPTDKGDGAGNSNVTVADMLMDSLGNDMTLLGTPSSTLAPTPTTTPVGRSGRGRKG; via the exons ATGGCCAGCTATTATAGACGCAAAAAGGCAGACACGGTATTCCTGAATGCCAAGCCCATAAACAGCGGCAATGCGCAGGCCTATCTTCAAGGAGTCCGGAAGTATTCTATTGGATTGGCTGAACGTTTGGACAACGACTATATACCGCCGGCAAATGATAAGAAACGCGGTTCCATAAGCACGGTGGGCTCCAATAATCCCGACTTTACCCCG AGCGTTTTTTATCGCAGCATTGCGCCGGTTAATTGGTTCCTACGGATCATCGGGGTTCTGCCCATTGTGCGGCGCGGTCCCTCCCGCGCcaaatttgctttaaattcGGCGCCTTTCGTCTATTCGGTTGTTTTCTTCGTTTTTCTAGCG TGTTATGTTGGCTACGTGGCCAACAATCGAATCCACATTGTGCGCTCGCTCAGCGGACCCTTCGAGGAGGCAGTCATTGCGTATCTATTTCTGGTCAATATTCTGCCAATCATAATAATACCCATACTATGGTTGGAGGCCAAGAAGATAGCGCTCTTGTTCAACGACTGGGATGACTTTGAGGTGCTCTACTATCAGATCTCAGGTCACAGTTTGCCGCTTAATCTCCGCCAGAAGGCGATCTACATTGCCATCCTGCTGCCCATACTCTCGGTGCTGTCCGTGGTCATCATTCACATAACCATGTCGGATTTCAATCTCAATCAGGTGGTGCCCTACTGCATACTGGACAATCTGACGGCCATGCTGGGCGGCTGGTGGTTTCTCATCTGCGAGGCAATCAGCACCACGGCCTATCTGCTGGCGGAGCGTTTTCAGAAGGCACTGAAGCACATCGGTCCCGCCGCCATGGTGGCAGACTATCGTGTCCTGTGGCTGCGTCTGAGCAAGCTGACCCGGGACATGGGCAATGCCCTGTGCTACACCTTTGTATTCATGAGTCTCTATTTGTTCTTTATCATCACTCTGTCGATTTATGGACTCATGTCACAGCTCTCGGAAGGATTCGGCATTAAGGATATCGGATTGACCATAACGGCGCTCTGGAATATCGGATTGCTCTTCTATATTTGCGATGAGGCCCACTATGCCTCGGTTAATGTGCGCACAAATTTCCAAAAGAAACTTTTGATGGTCGAACTCAATTGGATGAACTCAGACGCCCAGACGGAGATTAATATGTTTTTGCGCGCCACCGAAATGAATCCCTCGAACATCAATTGCGGCGGCTTCTTTGATGTCAATCGCACTCTGTTCAAGGGCCTGATCACCACCATGGTCACCTAtttggtggtgctgctgcagttCCAGATCAGCATTCCGACGGACAAGGGCGACGGCGCTGGCAACTCAAATGTGACCGTGGCCGACATGTTGATGGACAGTTTGGGCAATGACATGACCTTGCTGGGCACGCCCAGCTCCACCCTGGCACCCACACCTACAACAACACCAGTAGGCCGATCTGGGCGTGGCCGCAAGGGTTAA